One Sanguibacter keddieii DSM 10542 genomic window carries:
- a CDS encoding choice-of-anchor G family protein encodes MHHENTLRQRTRTVGRRLAAMVATVGLVMIGSLVTPASALETDSAEAEGRVVSGGGTINLDGIASLAPAYSADPSAPGTVASPLQLSVLNTLGIDLGGGVQLFGPNGVIAVGALEQYATTSDEASYAASGAITQDGAIAVGGRGPQDNASVDVTQLLGRAGVAPITQGLISQLRVELGALSANAESVGDALATGDYQIADGTLIFTSPVVSTLTTDLGTVLTNLSTTTNAITGPTGSLGSLLPGIANGLVTPLANALRPLTAGLVNVTNVNLTAGLNVNLNTALSAITAQPLTSPDSAVSINFATGEVRADIARLIANSQGGPYDGTLNNLAPNTEILSTDLIQAALDGAVGTILDQVPALLVNTATGTLNSTAMSLRLTANAAVGSGVLAVPLVNIDLTVNGTVGQFLGLPGAGAPTIDARRTSALGLVPIGTLLTPILGVVTGTLLPAIVTPLANAITGVGILDTAFRPLVTTAGTALAPVVGVINQVLSITANVQEAGDFTAPGGFDDGAFTQRAVSIDLLPLLGTPLAEVDLASATVRSAVIPAVEVAITAPADGDVLTVPSSGATVDLAVTGTGEIGADVSVAAPGLTTQTTTVAPDGTWTVTFPAAGVGSYAITATQDADGEVSTAVVNVSVEVGEIDDVTITAPTDGTVVTVPVGGTTDVLVTGSGQIGASVVVALPGQTSQTVTVQPDGTWTATFVGVGAGSYDITATQAVGNQTSSAETTVVVDEVLAVGITLPAPGTVLTVPDVADTTTLTVTGTGDPGADVVVSVSGQADQTVPVGPGGTWSATFTGVGVGDYTVTATQTVGDQTTDATTDVSVVVGVVADVAITLPTDGAVLTVPDAGSLVDVAVTGTGEVGADVLVTLPGWPDQSTTVGADGTWTVTFPGVELGARTITATQTLGSSTSVAAVDITIEVGDVDDVTITAPTDGQVITVPAGATSPLVTSGAGQIGASVVVSVTGQPDQTVTVGPDGTWTATFPALPEGTYTVTATQDLGDGSTATVTVEIDAVTPVVVTAPVDGSTTTVPTGETTDLVTTGTGEAGADVLVSVTGQTDQTVPVSPGGTWTATFPGLGAGDYTVTAAQVVGDQSTTSSATVSVVEAEPVVITAPGDGDVLTVPVGGSTDLVITGSGEIGAQVVVAASAAGQLTTTVGPDGTWTVTFPFLGAGPRTVTATQTVGDLVTDDEITVDIVAVPAVTITAPTDGTVVTVPVDGTTDLLVTGTGAVDASVLLTVPGLADQTVTVGPDGTWTASYTGLGEGSYPVTATQTVGTQTTTVTVAVEVTEVDALTITSPADGAVLYTSTGQPVGLVVEGTGEVGASVTVSVSGQPDRVTTVDADGTWGVTYSALGAGAYSFVATQLVGDQLSSQTVDVDVVEVDPVAITAPLDGDVVTVLPGGSTDLEVTGTGEIGAEVVVSVTGQDDQTVTVGPDGTWTATFLGLPEGAYEVAAAQLVGDLPTVALVTVTVEAEAVDAVTITAPLDEAVLNVAAGETTDLVVTGSGDVGAEVVVSVTGEVDQTVTVEADGTWTATFPGIGEGTYTVGATQTVGDDVTDAAVTVVVDGVDAATITAPVDGAVLTAPAGGTADLTVTGAGDPGAEVVVSVTGEVDQTVTVEPDGTWTATFPGLAEGAYTIDVTQTVGGVTSSDSVTVEVDGVESATITAPLDGEVVSVPAGETTDLEVTGTGDPGAEVVVSVTGEEDQTVTVEPDGTWSATFPGIGEGEFDVTVTQTVGDQTTTETVTVVLDGVDAVTVTAPVDGSLVGVPTGETVDLDVTGTGDIGAEVVVTIDGEGDQTATVGPDGTWTVTFPGLAAGTYEATATQTVGGVTSVETVTVEVVDVDELTVVEPVDGDVIGVAVGGTTDLEVTGTGDVGADVVVTVTGQDDQTVTVGPDGTWTASYTGLGEGTYAITATQTVAGLVSTVELTVEVDGVDQVAITAPTDGTVYSVPLDGSTDLVVEGTGDVGADIIASIPGQPDQETTVGPDGTWTVTFPGLEVGTYEVTASQLVAGQLSTAEVSVEVEVGTIEQVTITAPVTGDVITVPEGDTTDLVVSGTGEVGGEVVVSIPGQDDQVATVEPDGTWTVTFPGLGEGTYTATATHTAEGQTNTAVVTVEIDGVVPVTVTDPADGDVLTVPVGGTTTLVVTGTGDPGADVLVEVSGQPDQTVEVGPDGTWTATFPGLPADSYDITVTQTVGDQTTVVELTVEVDAVEAVTLDEPADGDTLAVPAGETTDLVASGTGDPGAEVEVTVTGQPAQTVTVEPDGTWTATFPGLGEGTYTVTVSQTVGDQTTSESVTVEVDGVDLVTVTAPAGGSSLPVVEGGTRDLVVSGTGDAGAEVVVSVEGEDDQTVTVQPDGTWTATFPGIGAGTYEITASQTVNGLDSSATLTVTVDEFEAVVVLTPADGDVVGVPEGETLDLDVTGTGDPGAEIVVSIPGQPDQTTTVEPDGTWTVTFPGLPAETYEVTVTQTVGDQTTTETITVEIDGVVQVAVTAPTDGSDLPVVADGTRDLVVSGSGDIGAEVVVSVDGQTDQTVTVQPDGTWTATFPGIGEGTYEITATQTVNGQTSTQTVTVTVTEEVDVLEAVAILTPEDGDTIVVPAGETVDLDVTGSGEPGADVAVTVEGQGDQTVTVQPDGTWTATFPGIGEGTYEITATQTVGGQTTTDTITVVVDEVAPVAIVTPADGDVFRALTSDGVDLVVTGTGDVGADVVASLSGAEDQTGTVGPDGTWTVTFPGLPEGTHEVVASQLVGDQSTSDTVTVEVDTVDDVVITSPADGEVFDLPDGSDTVDLPVVGDGEVGADVLVSVEGQDDQTVTVQPDGTWTADFPGLGIGTYDVTATQTVDELTSTDEVAVEVALEIQEISPVIITSPADGTVLRVPPGEVTDLVIEGEGFAGADIEVTATGQEDLATTVAEDGTWTATFADVPTGTYAITAWQMADGTVTNDSIVLVVDDAEIVDVDITSPLDGDVLAAPEGGTTQLVVVGTGEPTADVVVTVPGQEPVPTVVSDDGSWTVTFPEIGAGAYTVLATQTIWDETSTDLVNVLVESEVSGVGAPFATVKFPLLVRGTGMVQEVYGTDFVPGETVSGEVRSTPLPLAPAVADAEGNVTLTFLVDEDFEVGTHQVFLTGSESGPLGPDQLATGFVVIDATDGVIVGPDGSVITLPGGWMPGGSGGSGAWGGNGSGSGPLARTGADDLAVGLLSGTLLLLVGGGMLAVRRRRTGA; translated from the coding sequence ATGCATCACGAGAACACGCTGCGGCAGCGCACGAGGACGGTCGGGCGGCGGCTCGCCGCCATGGTCGCGACGGTCGGCCTGGTGATGATCGGGTCGCTCGTCACGCCCGCGTCCGCGCTCGAGACGGACAGCGCCGAGGCCGAGGGGCGGGTGGTGAGCGGCGGCGGGACCATCAACCTCGACGGCATCGCCAGCCTCGCCCCCGCCTACAGCGCCGACCCGAGCGCGCCGGGCACCGTCGCGAGCCCGCTCCAGCTCTCCGTCCTCAACACCCTCGGCATCGACCTCGGCGGCGGCGTCCAGCTGTTCGGGCCCAACGGCGTGATCGCCGTCGGTGCCCTCGAGCAGTACGCCACCACGAGCGACGAGGCGTCGTACGCCGCGTCCGGCGCCATCACGCAGGACGGGGCCATCGCCGTAGGTGGTCGCGGACCGCAGGACAACGCCTCCGTCGACGTGACCCAGCTGCTCGGCAGGGCCGGGGTCGCGCCGATCACGCAGGGACTCATCTCCCAGCTGCGCGTCGAGCTCGGAGCCCTCTCCGCGAACGCCGAGTCCGTCGGCGACGCGCTGGCGACCGGCGACTACCAGATCGCCGACGGCACCCTGATCTTCACCAGCCCCGTGGTCTCGACGCTCACGACCGACCTCGGGACCGTGCTCACCAACCTCTCGACGACCACCAACGCGATCACCGGTCCGACCGGTTCGCTCGGCAGCCTGCTGCCAGGCATCGCGAACGGTCTCGTGACGCCGCTCGCCAACGCGCTGCGGCCGCTGACGGCCGGTCTCGTCAACGTCACGAACGTGAACCTCACGGCCGGGCTGAACGTCAACCTCAACACCGCGCTCTCGGCCATCACCGCACAGCCGCTGACCAGCCCGGACAGCGCGGTGAGCATCAACTTCGCCACCGGCGAGGTCCGCGCCGACATCGCGCGGCTCATCGCGAACTCGCAGGGCGGCCCGTACGACGGCACCCTCAACAACCTCGCCCCGAACACCGAGATCCTCTCGACAGACCTCATCCAGGCCGCGCTCGACGGTGCCGTCGGCACGATCCTCGACCAGGTCCCGGCTCTGCTCGTCAACACCGCGACCGGGACGCTCAACAGCACCGCGATGAGCCTGCGCCTCACGGCCAACGCCGCCGTCGGCTCCGGGGTGCTGGCCGTCCCGCTCGTCAACATCGACCTCACCGTCAACGGCACCGTCGGCCAGTTCCTCGGGCTCCCCGGAGCCGGGGCCCCCACCATCGACGCCCGCCGTACCTCCGCGCTGGGGCTCGTCCCGATCGGCACCCTGCTGACGCCGATCCTCGGTGTCGTCACCGGGACGCTGCTCCCCGCCATCGTCACACCGCTCGCCAACGCGATCACCGGCGTCGGCATCCTCGACACCGCCTTCCGTCCGCTCGTCACCACGGCAGGGACGGCTCTGGCTCCCGTCGTCGGCGTCATCAACCAGGTCCTCTCGATCACCGCGAACGTGCAGGAGGCCGGCGACTTCACGGCGCCCGGAGGCTTCGACGACGGCGCCTTCACGCAGCGTGCCGTGAGCATCGACCTGCTGCCCCTGCTGGGTACGCCGCTCGCCGAGGTCGACCTCGCGTCGGCGACCGTCCGCTCCGCAGTGATCCCTGCGGTCGAGGTCGCGATCACCGCGCCGGCCGACGGTGACGTGCTCACCGTCCCGAGCTCGGGCGCGACGGTCGACCTGGCCGTCACCGGCACCGGTGAGATCGGCGCCGACGTCTCCGTCGCGGCCCCCGGGCTGACGACGCAGACCACCACCGTCGCCCCCGACGGCACCTGGACCGTGACCTTCCCCGCTGCCGGGGTGGGTTCCTACGCGATCACCGCCACGCAGGACGCGGACGGCGAGGTCAGCACGGCCGTCGTGAACGTGTCCGTCGAGGTCGGCGAGATCGACGACGTCACCATCACCGCACCCACGGACGGGACGGTCGTGACCGTACCGGTCGGCGGGACGACCGACGTCCTGGTCACCGGCTCCGGGCAGATCGGCGCGAGCGTCGTCGTCGCCCTCCCGGGCCAGACGTCGCAGACCGTGACGGTCCAGCCCGACGGCACGTGGACCGCCACCTTCGTCGGCGTCGGCGCCGGCAGCTACGACATCACCGCGACGCAGGCCGTCGGGAACCAGACGAGCTCGGCCGAGACGACTGTCGTGGTCGACGAGGTGCTGGCCGTGGGGATCACCCTGCCCGCACCCGGGACGGTCCTCACCGTCCCCGACGTGGCCGACACCACGACGCTCACCGTGACCGGTACGGGAGACCCCGGCGCAGACGTCGTCGTCTCCGTGTCCGGGCAGGCCGACCAGACGGTCCCTGTCGGACCCGGCGGCACCTGGAGCGCTACGTTCACCGGGGTGGGCGTCGGCGACTACACGGTCACCGCGACCCAGACCGTCGGCGACCAGACCACCGACGCGACGACCGACGTGTCGGTCGTCGTGGGCGTGGTGGCCGACGTGGCGATCACCCTGCCGACAGACGGGGCCGTGCTCACGGTGCCCGACGCCGGCAGCCTCGTCGACGTCGCGGTCACCGGAACAGGCGAGGTCGGCGCGGACGTGCTCGTCACCCTCCCCGGCTGGCCCGACCAGAGCACGACGGTCGGCGCAGACGGGACCTGGACGGTCACGTTCCCCGGTGTCGAGCTCGGGGCTCGCACCATCACCGCGACCCAGACCCTCGGCTCGTCGACGTCGGTCGCAGCCGTCGACATCACGATCGAGGTCGGTGACGTCGACGACGTGACCATCACGGCACCGACCGACGGACAGGTGATCACCGTCCCCGCAGGGGCGACGTCCCCGCTCGTCACCAGCGGCGCCGGCCAGATCGGTGCCTCCGTCGTGGTCTCCGTGACGGGGCAGCCCGACCAGACCGTGACCGTCGGACCCGACGGCACCTGGACCGCCACCTTCCCCGCCCTCCCGGAGGGCACCTACACCGTCACCGCGACGCAGGACCTCGGTGACGGCAGCACCGCCACGGTCACCGTCGAGATCGACGCCGTGACGCCCGTGGTGGTCACCGCACCGGTCGACGGCAGCACCACCACCGTCCCCACGGGCGAGACGACGGACCTGGTCACCACCGGCACGGGCGAGGCCGGCGCCGACGTCCTCGTCTCCGTGACCGGTCAGACCGACCAGACCGTGCCGGTCAGCCCCGGTGGCACGTGGACCGCGACCTTCCCGGGCCTCGGTGCGGGTGACTACACCGTCACCGCGGCGCAGGTCGTCGGCGACCAGAGCACCACGAGCAGCGCGACCGTCTCGGTCGTCGAGGCCGAGCCCGTCGTGATCACGGCGCCTGGGGACGGCGACGTCCTCACGGTGCCGGTCGGCGGCTCGACCGACCTCGTGATCACCGGCTCCGGCGAGATCGGCGCCCAGGTGGTCGTCGCGGCGTCGGCCGCCGGCCAGCTCACCACGACCGTCGGCCCCGACGGCACCTGGACCGTGACCTTCCCCTTCCTCGGGGCCGGTCCGCGCACCGTGACCGCCACCCAGACCGTCGGTGACCTGGTCACCGACGACGAGATCACGGTCGACATCGTCGCCGTCCCGGCCGTCACGATCACCGCCCCGACCGACGGGACGGTCGTCACCGTGCCCGTCGACGGGACCACCGACCTGCTGGTGACCGGTACCGGTGCCGTGGACGCGAGCGTCCTGCTCACCGTCCCCGGCCTGGCCGACCAGACCGTCACCGTCGGCCCGGACGGCACGTGGACCGCGAGCTACACCGGCCTCGGCGAGGGCAGCTACCCGGTGACCGCGACGCAGACCGTCGGGACCCAGACGACTACGGTCACCGTGGCCGTCGAGGTCACCGAGGTCGACGCCCTGACCATCACCAGCCCGGCTGACGGCGCCGTCCTCTACACCTCGACCGGTCAGCCGGTCGGCCTGGTCGTCGAGGGTACCGGCGAGGTCGGTGCGAGCGTCACCGTCTCGGTGTCCGGCCAGCCGGACCGCGTGACGACCGTCGACGCCGACGGCACGTGGGGCGTCACCTACTCCGCGCTCGGAGCCGGGGCGTACAGCTTCGTGGCGACCCAGCTGGTCGGCGACCAGCTGAGCTCGCAGACCGTGGACGTCGACGTCGTCGAGGTCGACCCGGTCGCCATCACCGCCCCGCTCGACGGTGACGTCGTCACCGTCCTGCCCGGCGGCTCCACCGACCTCGAGGTGACCGGTACCGGCGAGATCGGCGCAGAGGTCGTCGTCTCGGTCACCGGGCAGGACGACCAGACCGTGACGGTCGGGCCGGACGGCACCTGGACCGCGACCTTCCTCGGGCTCCCCGAGGGCGCCTACGAGGTGGCAGCCGCCCAGCTCGTCGGCGACCTGCCGACCGTGGCCCTGGTGACCGTCACCGTCGAGGCCGAGGCCGTCGACGCGGTGACCATCACGGCACCGCTCGACGAGGCCGTGCTGAACGTCGCCGCCGGCGAGACCACGGACCTCGTGGTCACCGGCTCCGGCGACGTCGGCGCCGAGGTGGTCGTCTCCGTCACGGGCGAGGTCGACCAGACCGTGACCGTCGAGGCTGACGGCACGTGGACGGCGACCTTCCCCGGTATCGGGGAGGGGACCTACACGGTCGGGGCGACCCAGACGGTCGGCGACGACGTCACGGACGCGGCCGTCACGGTCGTGGTCGACGGTGTCGACGCCGCCACCATCACGGCACCCGTCGACGGTGCGGTGCTCACCGCACCTGCCGGAGGGACGGCCGACCTGACCGTCACCGGTGCAGGTGACCCCGGCGCCGAGGTGGTCGTCTCCGTCACGGGCGAGGTCGACCAGACCGTGACCGTCGAGCCTGACGGCACGTGGACGGCGACCTTCCCCGGACTCGCGGAGGGCGCCTACACGATCGACGTGACGCAGACCGTCGGCGGCGTGACGAGCTCCGACTCCGTCACCGTCGAGGTCGACGGGGTCGAGTCCGCGACGATCACGGCGCCGCTGGACGGCGAGGTCGTCTCCGTACCGGCAGGCGAGACCACGGACCTGGAGGTCACCGGGACCGGTGACCCCGGCGCCGAGGTGGTCGTCTCGGTCACGGGCGAGGAGGACCAGACCGTGACCGTCGAGCCCGACGGCACGTGGTCGGCGACCTTCCCCGGGATCGGCGAGGGCGAGTTCGACGTCACGGTCACCCAGACCGTCGGCGACCAGACCACCACCGAGACCGTCACCGTCGTGCTCGACGGGGTCGACGCGGTCACCGTGACCGCGCCCGTCGACGGCAGCCTGGTCGGCGTGCCGACCGGCGAGACCGTCGACCTCGACGTCACCGGCACCGGTGACATCGGTGCTGAGGTCGTCGTGACCATCGACGGCGAGGGCGACCAGACCGCCACGGTCGGTCCCGACGGCACCTGGACCGTGACCTTCCCCGGTCTCGCGGCAGGGACCTACGAGGCGACCGCGACCCAGACGGTCGGCGGCGTGACGAGCGTCGAGACCGTGACGGTCGAGGTCGTGGACGTCGACGAGCTCACCGTGGTCGAGCCGGTCGACGGTGACGTCATCGGCGTCGCCGTCGGCGGGACGACGGACCTCGAGGTCACCGGCACCGGTGACGTCGGCGCGGACGTCGTCGTCACCGTCACCGGTCAGGACGACCAGACCGTGACCGTCGGCCCCGACGGCACGTGGACCGCGAGCTACACGGGTCTCGGCGAGGGCACCTACGCCATCACCGCGACGCAGACCGTCGCGGGCCTCGTGAGCACGGTCGAGCTGACCGTCGAGGTCGACGGCGTCGACCAGGTCGCCATCACGGCACCGACGGACGGCACGGTCTACTCCGTCCCGCTCGACGGCAGCACCGACCTGGTGGTCGAGGGCACCGGAGACGTCGGCGCGGACATCATCGCGTCGATCCCCGGCCAGCCGGACCAGGAGACGACCGTCGGACCTGACGGCACCTGGACGGTCACCTTCCCCGGCCTCGAGGTCGGCACCTACGAGGTGACCGCGTCGCAGCTCGTCGCCGGCCAGCTGAGCACCGCCGAGGTCTCGGTCGAGGTCGAGGTGGGCACCATCGAGCAGGTGACGATCACCGCGCCCGTCACGGGCGACGTCATCACCGTCCCCGAGGGCGACACGACTGATCTCGTGGTCTCCGGGACCGGCGAGGTCGGCGGCGAGGTCGTCGTGAGCATCCCTGGCCAGGACGACCAGGTCGCGACCGTCGAGCCTGACGGCACGTGGACCGTGACCTTCCCCGGTCTCGGAGAGGGCACGTACACGGCGACCGCGACCCACACCGCAGAGGGCCAGACCAACACGGCGGTCGTCACGGTCGAGATCGACGGGGTGGTGCCGGTGACGGTCACCGACCCCGCTGACGGCGACGTGCTGACCGTCCCGGTCGGCGGGACCACGACGCTCGTGGTCACGGGCACCGGCGACCCGGGGGCCGACGTGCTCGTCGAGGTCTCGGGCCAGCCCGACCAGACGGTCGAGGTCGGACCCGACGGCACCTGGACGGCGACCTTCCCAGGTCTGCCGGCCGACAGCTACGACATCACGGTGACCCAGACGGTCGGCGACCAGACCACCGTCGTGGAGCTCACGGTCGAGGTCGACGCCGTCGAGGCGGTCACGCTCGACGAGCCGGCCGACGGCGACACCCTGGCGGTCCCGGCCGGCGAGACCACAGACCTGGTGGCCTCCGGCACGGGCGACCCGGGCGCAGAGGTCGAGGTCACCGTGACCGGCCAGCCGGCCCAGACGGTGACCGTCGAGCCCGACGGCACCTGGACCGCGACCTTCCCGGGTCTCGGCGAGGGCACCTACACGGTGACGGTCTCGCAGACCGTCGGCGACCAGACCACCTCGGAGTCCGTCACGGTCGAGGTCGACGGCGTCGACCTGGTGACCGTCACGGCACCGGCCGGCGGGAGCTCGCTCCCGGTGGTCGAGGGCGGGACGCGGGACCTCGTGGTCTCGGGCACCGGTGACGCCGGGGCCGAGGTCGTGGTGTCCGTCGAGGGCGAGGACGACCAGACGGTGACCGTCCAGCCGGACGGCACGTGGACGGCGACCTTCCCCGGCATCGGGGCAGGCACCTACGAGATCACGGCGTCCCAGACCGTGAACGGCCTGGACAGCTCCGCGACCCTCACGGTGACGGTCGACGAGTTCGAGGCCGTCGTGGTCCTCACGCCGGCCGACGGCGACGTCGTCGGTGTCCCCGAGGGCGAGACCCTCGACCTCGACGTGACCGGCACCGGTGACCCCGGCGCCGAGATCGTCGTGAGCATCCCGGGCCAGCCGGACCAGACGACGACCGTCGAGCCCGACGGCACCTGGACCGTGACCTTCCCGGGCCTGCCCGCGGAGACCTACGAGGTCACGGTCACCCAGACCGTGGGCGACCAGACCACCACGGAGACCATCACCGTCGAGATCGACGGCGTGGTCCAGGTGGCCGTCACGGCACCGACCGACGGGAGCGACCTCCCGGTCGTCGCGGACGGCACGCGGGACCTCGTGGTCTCGGGTTCCGGTGACATCGGGGCCGAGGTCGTCGTGTCCGTCGACGGTCAGACCGACCAGACGGTGACCGTCCAGCCGGACGGCACCTGGACGGCGACCTTCCCCGGCATCGGAGAGGGCACCTACGAGATCACGGCCACGCAGACCGTGAACGGGCAGACCAGCACCCAGACGGTGACGGTGACCGTCACGGAGGAGGTCGACGTCCTCGAGGCGGTCGCGATCCTCACGCCGGAAGACGGCGACACCATCGTCGTCCCGGCCGGCGAGACCGTCGACCTCGACGTGACCGGCTCGGGTGAGCCCGGGGCCGACGTCGCGGTGACCGTCGAGGGCCAGGGCGACCAGACGGTGACCGTCCAGCCGGACGGCACGTGGACGGCGACCTTCCCCGGTATCGGAGAGGGCACCTACGAGATCACGGCCACGCAGACCGTGGGCGGCCAGACCACGACCGACACGATCACCGTGGTCGTCGACGAGGTCGCGCCGGTCGCGATCGTCACGCCGGCCGACGGCGACGTGTTCCGGGCGCTCACCAGCGACGGGGTCGACCTGGTCGTCACCGGCACCGGTGACGTCGGTGCCGACGTCGTGGCCTCGCTGTCCGGTGCTGAGGACCAGACCGGCACGGTCGGGCCGGACGGCACCTGGACGGTGACCTTCCCCGGGCTCCCCGAGGGCACGCACGAGGTGGTCGCCAGCCAGCTCGTCGGTGACCAGAGCACCTCGGACACGGTGACGGTCGAGGTCGACACGGTCGACGACGTCGTCATCACCAGCCCGGCCGACGGTGAGGTCTTCGACCTCCCCGACGGCTCGGACACCGTCGACCTGCCGGTCGTCGGTGACGGCGAGGTCGGCGCAGACGTCCTCGTGTCCGTCGAGGGTCAGGACGACCAGACGGTGACCGTCCAGCCGGACGGCACCTGGACGGCTGACTTCCCCGGTCTGGGCATCGGCACCTACGACGTGACCGCCACCCAGACGGTCGACGAGCTCACGAGCACCGACGAGGTCGCGGTCGAGGTCGCCCTGGAGATCCAGGAGATCAGCCCGGTGATCATCACCTCGCCGGCTGACGGCACCGTCCTGCGGGTCCCGCCGGGCGAGGTCACCGACCTCGTCATCGAGGGCGAGGGCTTCGCGGGGGCCGACATCGAGGTCACCGCGACCGGCCAGGAGGACCTGGCGACGACGGTCGCCGAGGACGGCACGTGGACGGCTACCTTCGCCGACGTCCCGACGGGCACCTACGCGATCACCGCGTGGCAGATGGCCGACGGCACCGTCACGAACGACTCGATCGTGCTGGTGGTCGACGACGCGGAGATCGTGGACGTGGACATCACCTCGCCGCTCGACGGTGACGTGCTGGCAGCCCCCGAGGGCGGCACGACGCAGCTCGTCGTCGTCGGCACCGGGGAGCCCACCGCGGACGTCGTCGTGACCGTCCCGGGTCAGGAGCCCGTCCCCACCGTCGTCTCCGACGACGGCTCGTGGACGGTCACCTTCCCCGAGATCGGGGCGGGTGCGTACACGGTGCTGGCGACCCAGACCATCTGGGACGAGACGAGCACCGACCTGGTGAACGTCCTCGTCGAGTCCGAGGTCAGCGGCGTCGGCGCACCGTTCGCGACGGTGAAGTTCCCGCTGCTGGTCCGTGGCACCGGGATGGTGCAGGAGGTCTACGGCACCGACTTCGTCCCGGGCGAGACGGTCTCCGGCGAGGTCCGGTCGACCCCGCTGCCGCTGGCACCGGCCGTAGCCGACGCCGAGGGGAACGTCACGCTGACCTTCCTCGTCGACGAGGACTTCGAGGTCGGGACGCACCAGGTGTTCCTCACGGGCAGCGAGTCCGGGCCGCTCGGACCGGACCAGCTCGCGACGGGCTTCGTGGTCATCGACGCGACAGACGGCGTGATCGTCGGTCCTGACGGGTCGGTCATCACCCTGCCGGGTGGCTGGATGCCTGGTGGTTCCGGTGGCTCTGGCGCCTGGGGCGGCAACGGGAGCGGGTCGGGCCCGCTGGCCCGGACCGGTGCTGACGACCTCGCGGTCGGCCTGCTCTCCGGGACGCTCCTGCTCCTCGTGGGCGGAGGGATGCTCGCGGTGCGGCGCCGTCGTACCGGCGCCTGA